The Aphis gossypii isolate Hap1 chromosome 3, ASM2018417v2, whole genome shotgun sequence genome includes a region encoding these proteins:
- the LOC126551069 gene encoding uncharacterized protein LOC126551069 produces the protein MEIDSNKRAELLLKIWEPDHTFKFPITGKQKLKFQLNWLRKWSWLTYSKLLDGAFCKFCVLFKRNEGGRGNQKLGKLVLEKFSNWKKAIEEFNKHEGLALRGHNDSGPISLQNSQIYNESNFRELLRFKIEAGDKNLANHLETAPRNATYLSPEIQNEIINTCSSMIIEQLVSRINSAKCFTVVRNTDNKNTIRPLFVDISI, from the exons ATGGAG atTGACTCAAATAAACGAGCTGaacttcttttaaaaatttgggaACCAGatcatacttttaaatttcccATAACTGggaaacaaaaattgaaatttcaacTTAACTGGTTAAGAAAATGGTCTTGGTTAACTTATTCAAAATTGCTTGATGGTGCATTTTGCAAGTTTTGTGTTCTTTTTAAAAGAAACGAAGGTGGTCGTGGTAATCAAAAGTTAGGCAAACtcgttttagaaaaattttctaattggAAAAAAGCAATTGAGGAATTTAACAAACATGAAG GCCTGGCTTTGAGAGGCCATAATGATTCAGGACCCATAAGTTTACAAAATtctcaaatttataatgaaagtaATTTTAGAGAAttgttaagatttaaaattgaagctGGTGATAAAAATTTAGCCAATCATTTAGAGACAGCTCCACGTAATGCGACATACCTTAGTCCagaaattcaaaatgaaataattaatacatgttCTAGTATGATCATCGAACAACTCGTTTCTAGGATTAATAGTGCAAAATGTTTCACAGTTGTTCGGAACACCGATAACAAAAATACGATACGGCCGTTGTTCGTCGACATCTCGATATAA